Proteins encoded by one window of Erythrobacter sp.:
- a CDS encoding PBP1A family penicillin-binding protein, protein MATPRGTRSRKAKARKLQPAGWKAGLWRWTKRLMIVGVVAGVLGMIALFTSVYFAAQSMPSFAELKRSPNGQTILVRARDGSEIVELGPSFGEWLDADEIPQVMKDAMISVEDHRFYSHPGVDPAGLARAVYNAIDEDRQVSATSTISQQLARNIFLNSNRSMGRKLREAVLAMALEWNFTKDEILELYLNKVYFGGGAYGIDSASRRFFSHSARELSLEEAAIIAGLVKAPSRYSPTADVQAAVDRANVVIGQMVLYGDLDPAVAREVDVEAVNLRETEGQNSIRYFTDWALPQLDLLLPDGNFEPIEVWTTLDVGMQRAATASIQANAPSGAQGALVSLDRDGAVLALVGGTDYVTSNYNRATDAMRQPGSSWKLFVYLAALEAGFTPDDRVNDVPVTINGWSPRNSGGSYAGEIDVRTAFAYSKNSVAAQLGNDVGFSNVASMARRFGITTPISTVPSMVLGSNEVRLIDMTRAFAAVSAGGNSVEPYGIVRVTTADGDELFRHEQARSYRLVPDYVAAGITDLLQTAVATGTGRAAQIGRPVAGKTGTTNTNRDGYFVGFSSGITTGVWMGRDDNAAVSGLQGGTAPARAFAAYMRHAVRDRPVEEFETDLQLPDWQLEADDEFLLEGEEDYYYYIDEQGNLVEPGRTSRPREDGFDVEGERPGVRRDPLDPAGSGSSPPKPPPAASDDFLERATGQELPRDRPQQRVPADDLYNERRF, encoded by the coding sequence ATGGCCACTCCACGGGGCACGCGCTCCAGAAAAGCAAAAGCAAGAAAGCTCCAGCCAGCCGGCTGGAAGGCCGGGCTGTGGCGCTGGACCAAGCGGCTGATGATCGTTGGCGTGGTGGCGGGCGTGCTCGGCATGATCGCTCTGTTCACCTCGGTCTATTTCGCCGCGCAATCGATGCCGAGTTTCGCCGAACTGAAGCGAAGCCCGAACGGCCAGACCATTCTGGTGCGCGCGCGCGATGGATCGGAAATTGTCGAACTGGGGCCCAGCTTCGGGGAGTGGCTCGATGCAGACGAAATCCCGCAGGTGATGAAGGATGCGATGATTTCGGTGGAAGATCACCGGTTCTACTCGCATCCCGGCGTGGATCCTGCGGGATTGGCGCGCGCTGTCTATAACGCCATCGACGAAGACCGGCAGGTCAGCGCCACGTCCACGATCAGCCAGCAACTGGCGCGCAACATTTTCCTCAATTCCAATCGCTCGATGGGTCGGAAACTGCGAGAAGCAGTGCTGGCGATGGCGCTTGAATGGAATTTCACCAAGGACGAGATTCTCGAACTCTATCTCAACAAGGTCTATTTCGGCGGCGGCGCCTATGGCATCGATTCCGCCAGCCGCCGGTTCTTCAGCCATTCGGCGCGTGAACTAAGCCTGGAAGAAGCCGCGATCATCGCCGGGCTGGTGAAGGCCCCCAGCCGCTATTCTCCCACCGCAGATGTGCAGGCAGCGGTGGACCGTGCGAACGTGGTGATCGGGCAAATGGTTCTGTATGGCGATCTCGATCCGGCGGTGGCGCGCGAGGTGGATGTCGAAGCAGTCAACCTGCGCGAGACCGAGGGCCAGAATTCGATCCGCTATTTCACCGACTGGGCGTTGCCGCAGCTCGACCTGCTGCTACCCGATGGCAATTTCGAGCCGATTGAGGTCTGGACCACGCTCGATGTCGGGATGCAGCGCGCGGCGACCGCCTCCATCCAGGCCAATGCGCCAAGCGGCGCACAGGGGGCGCTTGTCAGCCTCGACCGGGACGGTGCAGTGCTGGCGCTGGTGGGCGGCACCGACTACGTTACCAGCAATTACAATCGCGCGACCGACGCGATGCGGCAGCCGGGTTCGTCGTGGAAGCTGTTCGTCTATCTTGCCGCGCTCGAAGCAGGCTTCACGCCGGACGACCGGGTCAACGATGTCCCGGTGACGATCAACGGCTGGAGCCCGCGCAATTCGGGCGGCAGCTACGCGGGTGAGATCGACGTACGCACTGCCTTTGCCTATTCGAAGAATTCGGTGGCGGCGCAGCTCGGCAACGATGTCGGCTTTTCCAATGTCGCCAGCATGGCGCGGCGGTTCGGCATCACTACGCCGATTTCCACCGTTCCATCGATGGTTCTGGGTTCCAATGAAGTTCGCCTGATCGACATGACCCGCGCGTTTGCGGCGGTATCGGCGGGGGGCAACTCGGTCGAACCCTATGGCATCGTCCGAGTGACGACGGCCGACGGGGATGAGCTGTTCCGCCACGAGCAGGCGCGCTCTTATCGGCTGGTGCCTGATTATGTCGCAGCGGGAATCACCGACCTGTTGCAGACGGCGGTCGCCACCGGCACCGGGCGCGCGGCGCAGATCGGCCGCCCCGTGGCGGGCAAGACCGGGACCACCAATACCAATCGCGATGGCTATTTCGTCGGTTTTTCCAGCGGCATCACCACCGGCGTATGGATGGGGCGCGATGACAATGCTGCGGTTTCCGGCCTGCAGGGCGGGACAGCGCCGGCGCGCGCATTCGCTGCCTATATGCGCCATGCGGTGCGTGATCGCCCGGTGGAGGAATTCGAGACCGACCTTCAACTACCCGACTGGCAACTCGAAGCCGATGATGAATTCCTGCTCGAGGGCGAGGAGGATTATTACTATTACATCGATGAGCAGGGGAACCTGGTCGAACCCGGTCGCACCAGCCGCCCGCGCGAGGATGGCTTCGATGTCGAGGGCGAACGGCCCGGGGTGCGGCGCGATCCGCTCGATCCGGCGGGAAGCGGCTCGTCGCCGCCGAAGCCGCCCCCGGCCGCCAGCGACGATTTCCTTGAGCGGGCGACCGGCCAGGAACTACCCCGCGATCGCCCGCAGCAGCGGGTTCCGGCGGACGATCTGTATAACGAGCGGCGGTTCTAA
- a CDS encoding glutathione S-transferase family protein: MWHLYHFPLCPFSRKVQLALGEKAVPYELVTLFPWSAGEEFRQVNPAGTVPVLDDPVKKITLCDSQVICEYLEETVDDRPLMLGTAKARAEIRRLVALFDQSFYASITGPLLHEKMKKRLVLRQSPDSRVLRETMRLLHEHLDYIDWLVDNRRWIAGGQLSLADFAAAAQLSVVDYLDGIDWSDHESAHEWYRVMKSRPSFAPLLRQKMDGLPAPKHYADVNA; the protein is encoded by the coding sequence ATGTGGCACCTGTATCATTTCCCGCTCTGTCCGTTCAGCCGCAAGGTCCAGCTCGCGCTGGGCGAAAAGGCGGTGCCCTATGAGCTTGTTACGCTCTTCCCGTGGTCTGCGGGCGAGGAATTCCGCCAGGTGAATCCGGCCGGTACGGTCCCTGTGCTGGACGATCCAGTCAAGAAAATTACCCTGTGCGACAGCCAGGTGATTTGTGAATACCTGGAAGAGACCGTGGACGACCGCCCGCTGATGCTGGGCACGGCGAAGGCGCGGGCGGAAATCCGGCGGCTGGTGGCGCTGTTCGATCAGAGCTTTTACGCCAGCATCACCGGGCCGCTGTTGCACGAAAAGATGAAGAAGCGGCTGGTGCTGCGACAATCGCCCGACAGCCGGGTGCTGCGCGAAACGATGCGGCTGCTGCACGAACACCTCGATTATATCGACTGGCTGGTGGATAATCGCCGCTGGATTGCGGGCGGGCAGCTGAGCCTCGCCGATTTTGCCGCAGCAGCACAGCTTTCGGTGGTCGACTACCTCGACGGGATCGACTGGTCCGACCACGAAAGTGCGCACGAATGGTACCGCGTGATGAAAAGCCGCCCCAGCTTCGCGCCGCTGCTGCGCCAGAAGATGGACGGCCTTCCGGCGCCCAAGCACTACGCGGATGTAAACGCTTAG
- the msrB gene encoding peptide-methionine (R)-S-oxide reductase MsrB, with protein sequence MTEKITLTEAEWREKLTPEQYHVLREAGTERAFTGKYEKNKAAGEYLCAGCGQPLFESQAKYDSGSGWPSFTNPADEDAVAIHRDMSHGMVRTEVVCAKCEGHLGHVFPDGPGPEGLRYCINSASLHFEPEDKAGD encoded by the coding sequence ATGACCGAAAAGATCACCCTCACCGAAGCCGAATGGCGCGAGAAGCTGACGCCGGAGCAATATCATGTGCTGCGCGAAGCCGGGACCGAGCGGGCCTTCACCGGCAAGTACGAGAAGAACAAGGCCGCAGGCGAATACCTGTGCGCCGGATGCGGGCAGCCGCTGTTCGAGAGTCAGGCCAAGTATGACAGCGGTTCCGGCTGGCCCAGCTTCACCAATCCTGCCGATGAAGACGCAGTCGCCATCCACCGTGATATGTCGCACGGCATGGTCCGCACCGAAGTGGTTTGCGCGAAGTGCGAGGGCCATCTGGGCCACGTATTCCCCGATGGCCCCGGGCCGGAGGGCCTACGCTACTGCATCAATTCGGCCTCGCTCCACTTCGAACCGGAGGATAAAGCGGGCGATTAG